A window of the Buchnera aphidicola (Pterocallis alni) genome harbors these coding sequences:
- a CDS encoding phosphopentomutase codes for MKRVFILVLDSFGIGYSVDANVFCDLGSNTFGHISEYCYLGKANVGRYGPLYIPNLISLGLGHIYQKMYGQLPNGIIGSSNIISTHGYLSELSLSKDTTAGHWEIAGSPVLFKWDYFDNKKNSFSDLLMNYIIFKCNLSGILGNCHASGTDILYNFGELHIQTKKPIFYTSADSVIQIACHEEIFGLEELYQLCEAVRSILDQYKLNVARVIARPFIGENKFNFFRTNNRKDFSKPPNGITIMQKLISELNGQVIAIGKIADIFANVGVTKKICAFGLKDLMNCSINLVKTAPSNTIGFINFVDFDSLWGHRRDFVGYAQGLEFFDNQLPRLLHSLYDDDLLIITADHGCDPTWVGTDHTREYVPMLLYHKKLCNKYIGNRKTFSDIAQTVAKYFALSSMNYGISLL; via the coding sequence ATGAAAAGAGTGTTTATTTTAGTATTAGATTCATTTGGAATTGGTTATAGCGTAGATGCAAATGTATTTTGTGATTTAGGATCGAATACATTTGGTCATATATCAGAATATTGTTATCTTGGTAAAGCTAATGTGGGCAGATATGGTCCTTTATATATTCCTAATTTAATTTCTTTAGGTTTAGGCCATATTTATCAAAAAATGTATGGTCAATTACCAAATGGTATTATTGGAAGTAGCAATATTATTAGTACTCATGGTTATTTGAGTGAATTATCTTTATCAAAAGATACTACTGCTGGACATTGGGAGATTGCAGGTTCTCCTGTATTATTTAAATGGGATTATTTTGATAATAAAAAAAATAGTTTTTCTGATTTATTAATGAATTATATTATATTTAAGTGTAATTTATCTGGTATCTTAGGTAATTGTCACGCTTCTGGTACTGATATATTATATAACTTTGGTGAATTACATATTCAAACAAAAAAACCTATTTTTTATACATCTGCTGATTCAGTGATACAAATTGCTTGCCATGAAGAAATATTTGGATTAGAAGAGTTATATCAATTATGTGAAGCAGTACGTAGTATATTAGATCAATATAAGTTAAACGTTGCTAGAGTGATTGCTAGACCTTTTATTGGGGAAAATAAGTTTAATTTTTTTAGAACAAATAATCGAAAAGATTTTTCTAAACCTCCCAATGGTATAACTATTATGCAAAAGTTAATATCTGAGTTAAATGGTCAGGTAATAGCAATAGGTAAAATTGCAGATATATTTGCTAATGTGGGAGTTACTAAAAAAATATGTGCATTTGGGTTAAAGGATTTAATGAATTGTAGTATTAATTTAGTTAAAACAGCTCCTAGTAATACAATTGGGTTTATTAATTTTGTTGATTTTGATTCTCTTTGGGGGCATAGAAGAGATTTTGTTGGTTATGCTCAAGGGTTAGAATTTTTTGATAATCAATTGCCTCGCTTATTACATTCCTTATATGATGATGATTTATTAATTATTACCGCGGATCATGGTTGTGATCCTACCTGGGTAGGTACTGATCATACAAGAGAATATGTTCCAATGTTACTATATCATAAAAAATTATGTAATAAATATATTGGAAATAGGAAAACTTTTTCTGATATTGCACAAACAGTAGCAAAGTATTTTGCTTTATCTTCTATGAATTATGGAATTAGTTTATTGTAA
- a CDS encoding NifU family protein, which yields MIYITNIAQNYLKKLVYKEKELKHLKISITNPGTSIAECKISYSNCIDLHNTDIEVKYIYFNIYINQIITHYLQDAKIDLIIDELNEQLVLVAPHAKNKVNDYVKNCCSDDKNVILLNKLQNYIELHINPMLMQHGGKIVLMNLTKLGYLNIKFLGSCNGCAMSNTTLHDSIEKKILHKFPELTGVIDVTKHHRGNHSFY from the coding sequence ATGATTTATATCACTAATATTGCGCAAAATTATTTAAAGAAACTTGTATATAAAGAAAAAGAATTAAAACATCTGAAGATATCTATTACAAATCCCGGTACTAGTATTGCTGAATGTAAAATTTCTTATAGTAATTGTATAGATTTGCATAATACGGATATTGAAGTAAAATATATTTATTTTAATATTTATATTAATCAAATTATTACTCATTATTTACAAGATGCAAAAATTGATTTAATTATTGATGAATTAAATGAACAACTAGTATTAGTTGCTCCTCATGCTAAAAATAAGGTAAATGATTATGTTAAAAATTGTTGTTCTGATGATAAAAATGTTATCTTACTAAATAAATTACAAAATTATATTGAATTACATATTAATCCTATGTTAATGCAACATGGTGGTAAAATTGTTTTAATGAATTTAACTAAATTAGGTTATTTAAATATAAAATTTTTAGGTAGTTGTAATGGATGTGCCATGTCTAATACAACTTTACATGATAGTATTGAAAAAAAAATTTTACATAAATTTCCTGAATTAACTGGAGTCATAGACGTGACCAAACACCATCGTGGAAATCATTCTTTTTATTAA
- the ssb gene encoding single-stranded DNA-binding protein translates to MVSRGVNKVILIGNLGKDPEIRYLPNGNAVTNITIATSEYWKDKKTGDMKEKTEWHRVILFSKLAEIAGEYLKKGSQIYIEGSLQTRKWKDKHGIDRYTTEVLVNMNGKMQMLGSRVHGNKNSTIQENISSNVHTELTKNKDDIDNEFKDKLLEEDLSSVEFDEELPF, encoded by the coding sequence ATGGTCAGTAGAGGAGTAAATAAAGTTATTTTAATTGGTAATTTAGGGAAAGATCCTGAAATACGATATCTTCCTAATGGTAATGCTGTTACAAATATTACTATAGCAACTTCGGAATATTGGAAAGATAAAAAAACAGGAGATATGAAGGAAAAAACGGAATGGCATAGAGTAATATTGTTTAGTAAATTAGCTGAAATTGCTGGAGAATATTTAAAAAAAGGATCACAAATTTATATTGAGGGTTCTTTACAAACAAGAAAATGGAAAGATAAACATGGCATTGATCGTTATACCACTGAAGTATTAGTAAATATGAATGGTAAAATGCAAATGTTGGGTAGTAGAGTACATGGAAATAAAAATTCTACTATACAAGAAAATATTTCTAGTAATGTACATACAGAATTAACAAAAAACAAAGATGATATAGATAATGAATTTAAAGATAAATTATTGGAAGAAGATTTATCTAGCGTAGAATTTGATGAAGAATTACCGTTTTAA
- the dnaB gene encoding replicative DNA helicase: MKKYKYSMQKQNINNLKLPYSIEAEQSVLGGLMLDNKKWDNVAEHIIDKDFFHISHRLIFNEMQKLINTNYPIDLITLSESLEKKGILEKIGKFSYLSEIIKHTPSTENIIAYANIIKERAILRDIIKIGNKISNIGYQPKEKTILEILDYAEFNILNISQKRLKKSNHPKNIKTMLDQTITVIENLIKSPKNNITGIDTGYQDLNKKTLGLQPSELIIIAARPSMGKTTFAMNICENVAMIYEKPVLIFSLEMPGEQIIIRMLSSLSRIYQNKIKTGNLNEEDWSNLSSTINILLKKNNIYIDDSSRLTPSEIRSKSRYLYRKKNGLSLIMIDYLQLINVPHLSEHRNLEIAEISRTLKSLSKELKIPIIALSQLNRSLEQRSDKRPINSDLRESGALEQDADLILFIYRDEIYNENSEAKGIAEIIIGKQRNGPNGVIKLTFNGNLSRFDNYCNHEVSY, translated from the coding sequence ATGAAAAAATATAAATATTCTATGCAAAAACAAAATATTAATAATTTAAAATTACCTTATTCTATAGAAGCAGAACAATCTGTCTTAGGCGGATTGATGTTAGATAATAAAAAGTGGGATAATGTTGCAGAGCATATTATTGATAAAGACTTTTTTCATATATCTCATAGATTAATCTTTAATGAAATGCAAAAATTAATCAATACAAATTATCCTATTGATCTTATTACTCTCTCTGAATCACTAGAAAAAAAAGGTATATTAGAAAAGATAGGAAAATTCTCTTATTTATCAGAAATTATAAAACATACACCAAGCACAGAAAATATCATAGCATATGCAAATATAATAAAAGAGAGAGCAATTTTAAGAGATATTATTAAAATTGGTAATAAAATATCAAATATTGGATACCAACCAAAAGAAAAAACAATTTTAGAAATTTTAGATTATGCGGAATTTAACATATTAAATATTTCTCAAAAAAGATTAAAAAAAAGTAATCATCCTAAAAATATTAAAACTATGTTAGACCAGACAATTACAGTCATTGAAAATTTAATTAAATCACCGAAAAATAATATTACCGGAATTGATACAGGATATCAAGACTTGAATAAAAAAACATTAGGACTCCAACCTTCCGAATTAATTATTATTGCAGCCAGACCTTCAATGGGTAAAACAACATTTGCTATGAATATTTGTGAAAATGTAGCCATGATATATGAAAAACCAGTATTAATATTTAGTTTAGAAATGCCAGGAGAACAAATAATTATCCGCATGCTTTCCTCATTATCGCGTATTTATCAAAATAAAATTAAGACCGGAAACTTAAATGAAGAAGATTGGTCTAACCTGTCTAGTACAATTAATATATTGCTAAAAAAAAATAATATATATATAGATGATTCATCCAGATTAACTCCTAGTGAAATCCGTTCTAAATCCAGATATTTATATAGAAAAAAAAATGGTTTAAGTTTAATTATGATTGATTATTTACAATTAATTAATGTTCCACATCTGTCTGAGCATAGAAATCTAGAAATTGCAGAAATTTCAAGAACTTTAAAATCTTTATCTAAAGAATTAAAAATACCTATTATTGCATTATCTCAATTAAATCGTTCACTAGAACAAAGATCAGACAAAAGACCAATTAATTCTGATTTAAGAGAATCGGGAGCATTAGAACAAGATGCAGATTTAATTCTTTTTATTTATCGAGATGAAATATATAATGAAAACAGTGAAGCAAAAGGTATTGCGGAAATTATAATAGGAAAACAAAGAAATGGCCCTAATGGTGTTATAAAATTAACATTTAATGGAAATTTATCTCGATTCGATAATTACTGTAATCACGAAGTATCCTATTGA
- a CDS encoding YqgE/AlgH family protein — MEISLQNNFLIAMPSIQQTIFHKSVVYICEHNTNGAMGIIINKAFKKIKIKHILKKLNIETSYYTFGPILHDAVMIGGPIAQDRGIVIHAIKKKFYSSLKITKNTIITTSKDILESLGMIQKTNNILLFLGYCIWDKNQLENELLHNVWLTIPATHNVLFHTTPKKKWNKVNKKLGIPLYQLSSHHVYL; from the coding sequence ATGGAAATAAGTCTACAAAATAATTTTTTAATTGCAATGCCCTCTATACAACAAACAATCTTTCATAAAAGTGTAGTATATATTTGTGAACATAATACCAATGGGGCCATGGGTATCATAATTAATAAAGCGTTCAAAAAAATAAAAATCAAACATATTTTAAAAAAATTAAATATTGAAACATCATATTATACATTTGGCCCTATCCTACATGATGCCGTAATGATTGGAGGACCAATCGCTCAAGATCGCGGTATTGTAATCCATGCTATAAAAAAAAAATTCTATTCTAGTTTAAAAATTACAAAAAATACTATTATAACTACTTCTAAAGATATTTTAGAATCTTTAGGAATGATTCAAAAAACAAATAATATATTACTTTTCTTGGGATATTGTATATGGGATAAAAACCAATTAGAAAATGAATTATTACATAATGTATGGTTAACTATCCCAGCAACACATAATGTATTATTTCATACAACCCCAAAAAAAAAATGGAATAAGGTAAATAAAAAATTAGGAATACCCCTATATCAATTATCTAGTCACCACGTATATTTATAA
- the ruvX gene encoding Holliday junction resolvase RuvX: MIILAFDFGTKNIGVAVGQKITNTARSLQPIQIYNKKINWNNIHNLIITWEPKLMIVGYPLNMDGTKQKITHTVKYFAKELYTRFLIPIKLQDERLTTIESKSILYLQGGYKKLNKNKIDSLSAVLILESWFSKNCI, translated from the coding sequence ATGATCATATTAGCATTTGATTTTGGAACAAAAAATATTGGAGTAGCAGTTGGTCAAAAAATTACAAATACCGCTAGATCTTTACAACCCATTCAAATATATAATAAAAAAATTAATTGGAATAATATTCATAATTTAATTATAACATGGGAACCTAAATTAATGATAGTAGGATATCCCTTAAATATGGATGGAACAAAACAAAAAATTACTCATACAGTTAAATATTTTGCTAAAGAATTATATACTAGATTCCTAATACCAATTAAATTACAAGATGAAAGATTAACAACTATAGAATCAAAATCTATACTATATTTACAAGGAGGTTATAAAAAATTGAATAAAAATAAAATAGATTCTTTATCTGCAGTATTAATACTAGAATCATGGTTTTCAAAAAATTGTATATAA
- the hemW gene encoding radical SAM family heme chaperone HemW: MMLIPQLGLYIHIPWCLKKCLYCDFNTYQIKKNTKITIHYIKHMIHDLINDTYLIKNRIIKTIFIGGGTPSLLNYKLLKILMNNIKNIINIDNNIEFTIEINPEFITIDTVIKYTKIGINRISIGVQSFNNKILKSLGRTHSSITAIKIIKQIKKNTKLNINIDLMYGLPNQTISQCIIDLKQAISLKPNHISWYQLNIEKNTIFYYQKPSIPQEEKIWKMYTKGNKLLHKNNYKKYEISSYTKNNSPCYHNLNYWKFGDYIGIGCGSYGKFTQITGKIIRTIKQKRIYDYINNKKQYLYKIYNISNQDRPFEYFINTFRLLKPINKKHFYQSTKIKPKNIQHIIKKSILKKYLIETENYWSILPYGRIFLNNLLSYFIHI, translated from the coding sequence ATTATGTTAATACCTCAATTAGGATTATATATTCATATACCATGGTGTTTAAAAAAATGTTTATATTGTGATTTTAATACATATCAAATAAAAAAAAATACAAAAATCACTATTCATTATATTAAACATATGATTCATGATTTAATAAATGATACATATTTAATAAAAAATAGAATAATAAAAACTATATTTATAGGAGGAGGAACTCCTAGTTTATTAAATTATAAACTATTAAAAATACTAATGAATAATATTAAAAATATTATAAATATCGATAATAATATAGAATTCACTATCGAAATTAATCCTGAATTTATTACTATTGATACAGTAATTAAATATACTAAAATAGGAATTAATAGAATATCTATCGGTGTACAAAGTTTTAATAATAAAATATTAAAATCTCTTGGTAGAACACACTCTTCTATTACAGCTATCAAAATAATCAAACAAATTAAAAAAAATACAAAATTAAACATTAACATAGATTTAATGTATGGATTACCTAATCAAACTATATCACAATGTATAATAGATCTAAAACAAGCGATATCCCTTAAACCAAACCATATTTCTTGGTATCAACTAAACATAGAAAAAAATACTATATTTTATTATCAAAAACCAAGCATTCCTCAAGAAGAAAAAATATGGAAGATGTATACTAAAGGTAATAAACTCTTACATAAGAATAATTATAAAAAATACGAAATATCTTCATATACAAAAAATAATTCTCCCTGTTATCACAACTTAAATTATTGGAAATTTGGTGATTATATTGGGATAGGTTGTGGATCATACGGAAAGTTTACACAAATTACAGGAAAAATTATAAGAACCATAAAACAAAAAAGAATATATGACTATATAAATAATAAAAAACAATACTTATATAAAATATATAATATTTCTAACCAAGATAGACCATTCGAATATTTTATTAATACATTTAGATTATTAAAACCCATAAACAAAAAACACTTTTACCAATCTACTAAGATAAAACCGAAAAATATTCAACATATCATTAAAAAATCTATATTAAAAAAATATCTTATAGAAACAGAAAACTATTGGTCTATTTTACCATACGGAAGAATTTTTCTTAACAACCTGCTTTCCTATTTCATACATATATAA
- the trmB gene encoding tRNA (guanosine(46)-N7)-methyltransferase TrmB, whose amino-acid sequence MKYIITNNLCIPQYNKDGNIIRTSRSFICRNRSLSRQSINLIKTYWKDIGIDFKKKKIDCSSMFDNVDNPIILEVGFGDGSSLINSALMYKNYNILGVEVYIPSIPKIIHKLFLEGKCINNIKVILHDVVEVLQYMICNNSIHIIQFFFPDPWVKLRHHKRRILNISVINLVCTKLVPGGILHIITDCKSYYHSIVDITNGIQNLKNISEFYCLSYYSGFLSTRFAQKALLKNNKIYNLIFICVK is encoded by the coding sequence ATGAAATATATTATTACTAATAATTTATGTATACCACAATATAATAAAGATGGAAATATAATTCGAACTTCTCGCAGTTTTATTTGTCGTAATAGATCTTTAAGTAGACAATCTATAAATTTGATAAAAACATATTGGAAAGATATTGGTATAGATTTTAAAAAAAAAAAAATAGATTGTAGTAGTATGTTTGATAATGTAGATAATCCAATAATACTAGAAGTGGGATTTGGTGATGGTAGTTCTTTAATAAATAGTGCTTTAATGTATAAAAATTATAACATTTTAGGTGTAGAGGTATATATACCTAGTATCCCTAAAATAATACATAAGTTATTTTTGGAGGGGAAATGTATTAATAATATTAAAGTGATTTTACATGATGTAGTAGAAGTATTACAATATATGATATGTAATAATTCTATTCATATTATACAATTTTTTTTCCCTGATCCTTGGGTAAAATTACGTCATCATAAAAGAAGAATATTGAATATATCTGTTATTAATTTGGTATGTACCAAATTAGTTCCGGGGGGTATATTACATATAATTACAGATTGTAAATCATATTATCATAGTATTGTAGATATAACAAATGGTATTCAAAATCTAAAAAATATTTCAGAATTTTATTGTTTATCATATTATTCTGGTTTTTTATCTACTCGATTTGCCCAAAAAGCACTGTTAAAAAATAATAAAATTTATAATTTAATTTTTATTTGTGTTAAATAG
- the mutY gene encoding A/G-specific adenine glycosylase, giving the protein MKYWQYAQLIINWQHVYGRNNLPWQVYKTPYYTWISEIMLQQTKVQTVIPYFKKFITEFPNIYTISCTNINKILYLWSGLGYYSRAHSIYKTSKIIINKYNGIIPNHATELIKLPGIGKTTAGAIISLGYNLYAPILDGNVKRILMRIYNIQPIYTLHVLQKKLWEIIENITPIYNTGKFNQGMMDLGALVCLPKKPKCHLCPIKKYCQYIPQKDIQKISFKKLLKNKKRYYVILKYDQTLFLQQRKEKKIWKNLFCFPEFTSILKMNIWLYKHNIHDNKNIQYTKVNHHCSNINLQMFFFIIQITNKKNIIQNTKNIWYNKKLNQHIGIPSPIKKIITNLIKENI; this is encoded by the coding sequence ATGAAATATTGGCAGTATGCACAATTAATTATTAATTGGCAACATGTATATGGAAGAAATAATTTACCATGGCAGGTTTATAAAACTCCATATTATACTTGGATTTCAGAAATCATGTTACAACAAACAAAAGTACAAACAGTAATACCATACTTTAAAAAATTTATTACAGAATTTCCAAATATTTATACTATTTCTTGCACTAATATAAATAAAATCTTATATTTATGGAGCGGGTTAGGATATTATTCTAGAGCACACTCTATATATAAAACATCTAAAATTATAATAAATAAATATAATGGTATTATTCCCAACCACGCTACTGAACTAATCAAATTACCAGGAATTGGAAAAACAACAGCAGGAGCTATTATATCACTAGGTTATAATTTATACGCTCCTATTCTAGATGGTAATGTTAAAAGAATATTAATGCGAATTTACAATATACAACCAATATATACACTACATGTCCTACAAAAAAAATTATGGGAAATAATTGAAAATATTACTCCTATCTATAATACTGGAAAATTTAATCAAGGTATGATGGATTTAGGAGCATTAGTATGTTTACCTAAAAAACCAAAATGTCATTTATGTCCAATAAAAAAATACTGTCAATATATACCTCAAAAAGACATACAAAAAATATCATTTAAAAAATTATTAAAAAACAAAAAAAGGTATTATGTAATTTTAAAATATGATCAAACCTTATTCTTACAGCAAAGAAAAGAAAAAAAAATATGGAAAAACTTATTTTGTTTTCCAGAATTTACAAGTATATTGAAAATGAATATTTGGTTATATAAACATAATATACATGATAATAAAAATATTCAATATACAAAAGTTAATCATCACTGTAGTAATATAAATTTACAAATGTTTTTTTTTATTATTCAAATAACAAATAAAAAAAATATAATACAAAATACAAAAAATATATGGTATAATAAAAAATTAAATCAACATATTGGTATACCATCTCCAATAAAAAAAATTATAACTAATTTAATAAAAGAAAATATATGA
- a CDS encoding oxidative damage protection protein has translation MKIIFCQFLKKISEGYEKQFYPGEIGKKIHQNISKIAWEKWMKEQTKLINENNLNMTNITHYKIVEKNMINFLFKKNKTK, from the coding sequence ATGAAAATCATATTTTGTCAATTTTTAAAAAAAATATCTGAAGGATACGAAAAACAATTTTACCCAGGTGAAATAGGAAAAAAAATACACCAAAATATTTCTAAAATAGCGTGGGAAAAATGGATGAAAGAACAAACAAAATTGATTAATGAAAATAATTTAAATATGACAAATATTACACACTATAAAATAGTAGAAAAAAATATGATAAATTTTTTATTTAAAAAAAATAAGACAAAATAA
- the sbcB gene encoding exodeoxyribonuclease I — MNTYTVNKQEDSFLFYDYETFGVHTALDKPCQFACIRTNLNLYIVNKPKIFYCYPPTDYLPNPISVLTNGITPELTLKYGMNEFFFSEKIYNILNCTNTCIVGYNNINFDDEITRNIFYRNFLDPYTWSWKNNNSRIDLMYIIIACYALSPTGINWLYSESRVPSFKLVDLTKCNNIIHNNAHTALSDVYATINLFKLIKYKKPKLLNFFLKYRFKNNIKSLINIINYVPLIYISGIFGKLRNYITCIVPLFWNNKNINMLFFFDLYMNPVTLIEFIKNTSIKSMTFKKLFKLGINFLSINKCPILIPIHFFTSYKLNHFGINITCYLKKIRILRKNIFLLQRVIFYVQSHIYRKFDNVDLQMYDAFFCWKDKKIMSRIHKDPIKQFKNKNLNFFDIRCKELFFKCCARNFYDLLTQKEKNQWFIHRARMFSKLYIYNYVLKVRFLMGLYFHNCKKKKALYHLLKYIIIFFFIYQ; from the coding sequence ATGAATACATATACTGTAAATAAACAAGAAGATAGTTTTTTGTTTTATGATTATGAAACGTTTGGTGTTCATACTGCATTAGATAAACCATGTCAGTTTGCTTGTATCAGAACTAATTTAAATTTATATATAGTTAATAAACCAAAAATTTTTTACTGTTATCCTCCAACTGATTATTTACCAAATCCAATATCTGTTTTAACAAACGGTATTACTCCAGAGTTAACATTAAAATATGGAATGAATGAATTTTTTTTTTCAGAAAAAATTTATAATATTTTAAATTGTACTAACACTTGTATAGTAGGTTATAATAATATCAATTTTGATGATGAAATAACACGTAATATATTTTATAGAAATTTTTTAGATCCTTATACTTGGAGTTGGAAAAATAATAATTCCAGAATAGATTTAATGTACATTATTATTGCTTGTTACGCTTTATCGCCTACAGGAATTAATTGGTTATATAGTGAATCAAGAGTACCGAGTTTTAAATTAGTTGATTTAACTAAGTGTAATAACATTATTCATAATAATGCACATACTGCTTTATCAGATGTATATGCAACAATAAACTTATTTAAATTAATTAAATATAAAAAACCCAAACTATTGAATTTTTTTTTAAAATATAGATTTAAAAATAATATTAAATCTCTAATAAATATTATAAATTATGTTCCTTTGATATATATTAGTGGTATATTTGGAAAATTAAGAAATTATATTACTTGTATTGTTCCTTTATTTTGGAATAATAAAAATATTAATATGTTGTTTTTTTTTGATTTGTATATGAATCCTGTAACATTAATAGAATTTATTAAAAATACATCTATTAAGAGCATGACATTTAAAAAATTATTTAAGTTAGGTATAAATTTTTTAAGTATTAATAAATGCCCGATATTAATTCCTATTCATTTTTTTACTAGTTATAAGTTAAACCATTTTGGTATCAATATTACATGTTATTTAAAAAAAATACGTATATTACGTAAAAATATTTTTCTTTTACAAAGAGTTATATTTTATGTACAATCGCATATTTATAGAAAATTTGATAATGTTGATTTACAAATGTATGATGCTTTTTTCTGTTGGAAAGATAAAAAAATTATGTCAAGGATACACAAAGATCCTATAAAGCAATTTAAAAATAAAAATTTAAATTTTTTTGATATTAGGTGTAAAGAATTATTTTTTAAATGTTGCGCTCGTAATTTTTATGATTTATTGACTCAAAAAGAAAAAAATCAATGGTTTATACATCGTGCAAGAATGTTTAGTAAATTATATATATATAATTATGTATTAAAAGTGAGATTTTTGATGGGTTTGTATTTTCATAATTGTAAAAAAAAAAAGGCATTATACCATTTATTAAAATATATTATTATTTTTTTTTTTATATATCAATAA
- the pyrE gene encoding orotate phosphoribosyltransferase: MNRRKKKFIKFVLKKKVLQFGQFKLKSGRISPYFFNSQFLYSGYDIFKLSQFYAYSIIHSKISFNRLFGLAYKGIPLVSSTAIALKIIYNLNIKYAFNRKEHKLYSDSGIIVGKELIKQKIIIIDDVITAGLTIQENIKHLNQKNIISGIFVAFDRKEKGILKKNSTHQEIHQQHNCKIFSIINVIDLIQYLKEKNTKKEELKNLLLYYKKYGSKKIPI; this comes from the coding sequence ATGAATAGACGGAAAAAAAAATTTATTAAATTTGTATTAAAAAAAAAAGTATTACAATTCGGGCAATTTAAATTAAAATCAGGAAGAATCAGTCCTTATTTTTTTAACTCACAGTTCTTATATAGTGGATATGATATATTTAAATTAAGTCAATTTTATGCATATTCTATTATTCATTCAAAAATAAGTTTTAATAGACTTTTTGGGTTAGCATACAAAGGTATACCACTTGTATCATCTACTGCTATAGCATTAAAAATAATATATAATTTAAATATAAAATATGCTTTTAACAGAAAAGAACATAAATTATACAGTGATTCGGGAATAATAGTAGGGAAAGAATTAATAAAACAAAAAATTATTATCATAGATGATGTTATTACTGCCGGATTAACTATACAAGAAAATATAAAACATTTAAATCAGAAAAATATCATATCTGGAATTTTTGTTGCTTTTGATAGAAAAGAAAAAGGAATACTAAAAAAAAATAGCACACATCAAGAAATTCATCAACAACATAATTGTAAAATATTTTCTATTATCAATGTTATCGACCTAATACAATATTTAAAAGAAAAAAATACAAAAAAAGAAGAGTTAAAGAATTTACTATTATATTATAAAAAATATGGATCAAAAAAAATACCCATATAA
- the dut gene encoding dUTP diphosphatase, whose amino-acid sequence MMYIIDVKILDSRLGSVFPFCKYATSGSCGLDLRAMLFSNTIIVSNTVSLIPTGIAIFIRNPLITAMILPRSGLGHKNGIILGNTIGLIDSDYQGELLLSIWNRSNNNFVIRPGDRIAQLVFVPIIKPIFNIVSEFQDTKRNVEGFGHTGL is encoded by the coding sequence ATTATGTACATTATAGATGTGAAAATATTAGATAGTCGATTAGGTTCGGTATTTCCTTTTTGTAAATATGCTACTTCTGGTTCTTGTGGTTTAGATTTACGGGCTATGTTATTTAGTAATACAATTATTGTTAGTAATACAGTTTCTTTAATACCAACAGGTATTGCTATTTTTATTAGAAATCCATTAATTACGGCCATGATTTTACCTAGATCAGGGTTAGGTCATAAAAATGGTATTATATTAGGTAATACAATTGGATTAATTGATTCAGATTACCAAGGTGAATTGTTACTTTCTATTTGGAATAGAAGTAATAATAATTTTGTAATTCGACCAGGTGATCGAATTGCTCAATTAGTTTTTGTTCCAATTATAAAACCAATTTTTAATATAGTTTCAGAGTTTCAAGATACAAAAAGAAATGTAGAAGGTTTTGGTCATACTGGATTATAA